One stretch of Miscanthus floridulus cultivar M001 chromosome 18, ASM1932011v1, whole genome shotgun sequence DNA includes these proteins:
- the LOC136524864 gene encoding uncharacterized protein encodes MAPSFARSISFPLSPSRSSSTKPRAASSAAAAYHARSVSLPCRSHPILAHLHAHISAVRAWAQDPATSGAATGLAHVDALHAALGDLLDLPEAQAALSLSATGDHLLDAFLRLADAHGSFQEAVVELKRDVAEALAAVRRRDSARLASALRSQRKAGKDLARLAASAARDGATAGSSRPSRLGLGSTAEVEVAGLLVEAAAATAAASAALFGTVAAMSASASAAACSCKRTAALMCLTKKVSEEKETVALVERLEELEECIDGLEAGSDKVFRTLVQTRVALLNIHTHIF; translated from the coding sequence ATGGCGCCCAGCTTCGCCCGCTCCATCTCCTTCCCTCTGAGCCCGTCCAGGTCGTCGTCGACCAAGCCCCGCGCGGCGTCCTCTGCCGCCGCCGCGTACCACGCCCGGTCCGTCAGCCTCCCGTGCCGCTCGCACCCGATCCTCGCGCACCTCCACGCGCACATCAGCGCAGTGCGCGCGTGGGCGCAGGACCCGGCCACGTCCGGCGCCGCCACGGGCCTGGCGCACGTGGATGCGCTCCACGCCGCGCTCGGCGACCTCCTGGACCTCCCCGAGGCGCAGGCCGCGCTCTCCCTCTCCGCCACCGGCGACCACCTCCTGGACGCCTTCCTCCGCCTGGCCGACGCGCACGGCAGCTTCCAGGAGGCCGTGGTGGAGCTGAAGCGGGACGTGGCGGAGGCGCTGGCCGCCGTGCGCCGCCGCGACAGCGCGCGCCTGGCCTCCGCGCTCAGGTCGCAGCGCAAGGCCGGCAAGGACCTCGCCCGCCTCGCGGCCTCCGCCGCCAGGGACGGCGCGACCGCCGGCAGCAGCAGGCCCTCACGCCTCGGCCTCGGCAGCACGGCGGAGGTCGAGGTGGCCGGGCTTCTGGTCGAGGCCGCCGCGGCCACGGCCGCCGCGTCGGCCGCGCTGTTCGGCACCGTCGCCGCCATGTCCGCGTCGGCTTCCGCCGCCGCGTGCTCCTGCAAGAGGACCGCGGCGCTCATGTGCCTCACCAAGAAGGTGTCGGAGGAGAAGGAGACGGTGGCGCTCGTGGAGAGGCTGGAGGAGCTGGAGGAGTGCATCGACGGCCTGGAGGCCGGCAGTGACAAGGTGTTCAGGACCCTCGTGCAGACCAGGGTTGCGCTGCTCAACATACACACCCACATCTTCTAG
- the LOC136523561 gene encoding uncharacterized protein: MAPAFGRSISFPLSPARSSSSSSTTKKQARHVRSISLPTCRAHPLLAHLHATTRAVRAWAATAGADPCTTTSTPSAGLAHLDRLHAALAELLVLPEPRAALATATATATASAFSDRLLDGLLALADAHGAFRETLLDLRRHAAEAQAALRRRDAARLASAVRAQRSAEKDLTRLASSARAAARLPLLPVAPAATSVAEVEVSGVLAEALAAAASASAAVFAALEAVSSAATAAAASASSKKPAATATLMSLVTRSSKATAASDEDRELAALEKMERLDECIAEMEAGNDKVFRSILHARVALLNIRTQTW; the protein is encoded by the coding sequence ATGGCGCCCGCCTTCGGCCGCTCCATCTCCTTCCCGCTGAGCCCggcgcgctcctcctcctcctcctccaccaccaagaAACAGGCGCGCCACGTGCGTTCCATCAGCCTCCCGACCTGCCGCGCGCACCCGCTGCTCGCGCACCTCCACGCCACCACCCGCGCCGTCCGCGCCTGGGCCGCCACCGCCGGCGCCGACCCCTGCACCACCACTTCCACCCCGTCCGCGGGCCTCGCCCACCTCGACAGGCTCCACGCCGCGCTAGCCGAGCTCCTCGTGCTCCCGGAGCCCCGCGCCGCgctcgccaccgccaccgccaccgccaccgccagcgCCTTCTCGGACCGCCTCCTGGACGGCCTGCTCGCCCTCGCAGACGCGCACGGCGCGTTCCGGGAGACCCTCCTCGACCTCAGGCGCCACGCCGCCGAGGCCCAGGCCGCGCTCCGTCGCCGCGACGCGGCGCGCCTCGCGTCGGCTGTCCGCGCCCAGCGTAGCGCCGAGAAGGACCTCACCCGCCTCGCGTCctccgcgcgcgccgccgccagaCTCCCTCTACTCCCCGTGGCGCCCGCGGCCACCAGCGTCGCCGAGGTCGAGGTGTCCGGGGTGCTCGCCGAGGCCCTGGCCGCCGCGGCGTCCGCGTCCGCGGCCGTGTTCGCCGCGCTCGAGGCCGTGTCGTCCGCCGCCACCGCGGCCGCCGCGTCTGCTTCCTCCAAGAaaccggcggccacggcgacgcTCATGTCTCTGGTCACCAGGAGCAGCAAGGCCACGGCCGCCTCCGACGAGGACAGGGAGCTGGCTGCGCTAGAGAAGATGGAGCGGCTTGACGAGTGCATCGCCGAGATGGAAGCCGGGAACGACAAGGTGTTCAGGAGCATCCTGCACGCTAGAGTTGCACTGCTCAACATTCGCACCCAGACATGGTGA
- the LOC136524246 gene encoding uncharacterized protein, with translation MAPSFGRSISFQLSPARAITRPRAAAAGHVRSISLPPCRSHSHPLLAHLQAQTAAARAWATSASTSPSTGLALIDALHAALAELLLLPEPQTLVRRACASSDRLLDAFLLLADAHRGFQESLLALRRDAADARAALRRRDAARLASAARAQRRAEKDLARLAAAVSSSVARSARLAALGSATATAEEAEMAAALMDAAAASAAASAAVFSAVASVSAATSSSKKAATTFAAAFAKKPETADVAPEKLEELERCIDECESGSEVVFRSIVRTRVSLLNIRTPAI, from the coding sequence ATGGCGCCCAGCTTCGGCCGCTCCATCTCCTTCCAGCTGAGCCCAGCGCGCGCCATCACCCGGCCCCGCGCCGCGGCCGCGGGCCACGTCCGCTCCATCAGCCTACCGCCGTGCCGCTCCCACTCCCACCCGCTCCTGGCGCACCTGCAGGCCCagaccgccgccgcccgcgcctgggccacctccgcctccacctccccATCCACCGGCCTCGCACTTATCGACGCGCTCCACGCCGCGCTCgccgagctcctcctcctcccagaaCCCCAGACCTTGGTCCGCCGCGCCTGCGCCTCATCCGACCGCCTCCTCGACGCCTTCCTCCTCCTCGCCGACGCGCACCGCGGGTTCCAGGAGTCACTCCTCGCGCTCCGCCGCGACGCGGCCGACGCCCGCGCTGCCCTCCGCAGGCGCGACGCCGCCAGGCTCGCCTCCGCCGCGCGCGCCCAGCGCAGGGCCGAGAAGGACCtcgcccgcctcgccgccgccgtctcctcCTCCGTTGCCAGGTCCGCCCGCCTGGCTGCGCTCGGAtcagccaccgccaccgccgaggAGGCCGAGATGGCCGCCGCGCTCATGGACGCCGCGGCGGCCAGCGCCGCTGCATCCGCCGCCGTGTTCTCGGCCGTCGCGTCCGTGTCTGCCGCCACGTCCTCCAGCAAGAAGGCCGCGACGACCTTCGCTGCTGCCTTCGCCAAGAAGCCGGAGACGGCCGATGTGGCGCCGGAGAAGCTCGAGGAGCTTGAGCGATGCATTGACGAGTGCGAGAGCGGCAGCGAGGTGGTGTTCAGGAGCATTGTTCGGACTAGGGTTTCGTTGCTCAACATCCGTACTCCGGCGATCTAG